One Hallerella porci DNA window includes the following coding sequences:
- a CDS encoding aspartate carbamoyltransferase catalytic subunit — protein MNSSLSIRHLLGLQGVPAGDIRAILDTAVEFRQLLDRPVKKVPSLRGLTIVNLFFENSTRTRTSFELAEKRLSADIVNFSSSSSSVQKGETLLDTLKNIESMKIDVVVVRHKGTGVSGFLADHTNAIVVNAGDGAHEHPTQALLDMFTIEQKLGSLQGKRIAIVGDIRHSRVARSDSWGMTTLGASVTLCGPSTLLPRYREDFPNVSWETDVKKAVAGADAIIALRLQKERMEDSLLPSMREYRNYFGVTEEVLEQAKSSVLIMHPGPINRGVELDSEVADGEHSVILEQVTNGVAVRMSALYLLSGGRANG, from the coding sequence ATGAATTCATCTCTTTCCATTCGTCATCTTTTGGGGTTACAAGGAGTTCCCGCGGGCGATATCCGCGCGATTCTCGATACCGCAGTGGAATTTCGTCAACTGTTGGATCGCCCCGTCAAAAAAGTGCCGTCGCTTCGCGGCCTAACAATCGTCAATTTGTTTTTTGAAAACAGCACACGGACGCGGACGAGTTTTGAACTCGCCGAAAAACGCCTCTCTGCAGACATTGTGAATTTTTCAAGCTCGAGTTCGAGTGTGCAAAAAGGCGAAACTCTTCTTGACACGTTGAAAAATATCGAATCGATGAAAATCGATGTCGTCGTCGTGCGGCACAAAGGAACGGGAGTTTCGGGATTTCTCGCGGACCATACGAACGCAATCGTTGTGAATGCGGGCGATGGCGCTCATGAACATCCGACGCAAGCGCTTCTCGATATGTTTACCATCGAACAAAAACTCGGAAGCCTTCAAGGAAAGCGGATTGCAATCGTCGGTGATATTCGTCATAGTCGCGTTGCCCGTTCGGATTCTTGGGGCATGACGACTCTCGGCGCTTCGGTAACTCTCTGCGGTCCGAGCACACTTCTTCCGCGTTACCGCGAAGATTTCCCCAATGTTTCGTGGGAAACCGATGTAAAAAAAGCGGTGGCTGGCGCCGATGCGATTATCGCATTACGTTTACAAAAAGAACGGATGGAAGATTCGCTTCTCCCGAGTATGCGCGAATACCGCAATTATTTCGGCGTAACCGAAGAAGTTTTGGAACAAGCAAAAAGTTCTGTGTTAATTATGCATCCGGGTCCAATCAACCGCGGCGTGGAACTCGATTCCGAAGTCGCTGACGGCGAACATTCTGTGATTTTGGAACAGGTGACGAACGGTGTTGCTGTTCGCATGTCTGCTCTTTATCTCCTTTCGGGAGGTCGTGCAAATGGATAA
- a CDS encoding peptidylprolyl isomerase: MFNQLEQPQSGETIAIIKTNHGEMRARLFPEIVGECATNFIELAKQGKYDGAPFHRIISGFMIQGGDFNRKNGTGGYAAKGPGSTIADKYDSRLSHMRGALSWAKTMMPHSIGSQFFIVHGDDVHFLDHPENGGPAEGYSVFGQLFSGFEVLDEIAGVRTDRNDRPYEDVTIESVTIETVA, translated from the coding sequence ATGTTCAATCAGCTCGAACAGCCTCAATCTGGCGAAACCATCGCCATCATTAAAACAAATCACGGCGAAATGCGCGCACGCCTTTTCCCAGAAATCGTCGGCGAATGTGCGACCAATTTTATTGAACTTGCCAAGCAAGGCAAATACGATGGCGCTCCGTTCCACCGTATTATTTCGGGTTTTATGATTCAAGGCGGTGACTTTAACCGCAAAAACGGAACCGGTGGCTACGCAGCAAAAGGTCCGGGTTCCACCATCGCAGACAAATACGATTCTCGCCTTTCGCACATGCGCGGCGCTCTCAGCTGGGCAAAAACGATGATGCCGCATTCTATCGGCAGCCAATTTTTCATCGTCCACGGCGACGACGTTCACTTTTTGGATCATCCGGAAAACGGCGGTCCTGCCGAAGGTTACTCCGTATTCGGACAACTCTTCTCGGGCTTCGAAGTCTTAGACGAAATCGCTGGCGTTCGCACCGACCGCAACGATCGTCCGTATGAAGATGTCACCATCGAATCCGTCACCATCGAAACGGTTGCTTAA
- the pyrR gene encoding bifunctional pyr operon transcriptional regulator/uracil phosphoribosyltransferase PyrR, translating into MKKETVVKDNCKRIRQLLDAQSMETALDQMASSVAQLVSSKDNVLVLGMASRGIPLAKKLAKRLSERFQLEIPCGSLDATFYRDDFHYRKPLAVTEMRITEMPASVEGKTVILVDDVLYTGRSARAAIQAILDMGRPAAIRFCVLVDRGHRELPISADVVGLSVTTLPNEEVRVCVEPDDPESAVYLVQVENV; encoded by the coding sequence ATGAAAAAGGAGACCGTAGTGAAGGATAATTGCAAACGGATCCGCCAACTTCTGGATGCGCAATCGATGGAAACGGCGTTAGACCAGATGGCTTCATCGGTGGCTCAGTTGGTTTCGTCCAAAGATAATGTCCTCGTTCTCGGCATGGCAAGCCGCGGAATTCCTCTCGCCAAAAAATTGGCGAAGCGTCTTTCGGAACGTTTTCAGTTAGAAATTCCCTGTGGGAGTTTAGATGCGACTTTTTACCGCGATGATTTTCATTATCGAAAGCCTCTCGCTGTTACCGAAATGCGGATAACGGAAATGCCCGCATCGGTCGAAGGCAAAACGGTAATTCTCGTCGATGATGTGCTTTATACCGGACGCTCAGCTCGGGCAGCGATTCAAGCGATTCTCGATATGGGACGCCCCGCAGCCATTCGCTTCTGCGTTCTCGTCGACCGCGGACATCGGGAACTTCCGATTTCTGCCGATGTCGTCGGGCTTTCTGTTACCACGCTTCCGAACGAAGAAGTGCGAGTTTGCGTCGAACCGGATGATCCGGAATCGGCGGTGTACTTGGTTCAAGTGGAGAATGTATGA
- a CDS encoding dihydroorotase, which translates to MDNVILKNVRPFVNGKLEEATNVALVDGVWRNSAPEGTREVEGNGAYLIPALFALGVDFQEPARDDIYTYRDGFKAMRRGGFYGGLYESSANPIDGIQRLIAEKSALEFSGFKMRILGAINQGYEAKALAEMLELAGVGVAGFGDGNRAFGSMRFLRLCLEYGAMTGKRFFFLPYDYSLAHGGYVNEGNFSDMIGMKGVPEQAETIPLFSLLEMARWLGVPLHIKQVTSKAALDLIRRYREQGLDVTCDVDIHHLLFCDEDLKTLNTNLNLHPPVRSNADREALWNGLADGSIQAVSMNHFPVHREDKEVNFEAAVPGAISLEVALPALWKSLTEHLGIARAIEVISSKPAEIAGVEKAELAFNKTAEVVLFDPQGETEVTAKTFAGSVENSPFLGQKLPGKILGSCIAGIWR; encoded by the coding sequence ATGGATAATGTGATTTTGAAAAATGTCCGTCCTTTTGTGAACGGAAAATTAGAAGAAGCGACAAATGTCGCGCTCGTCGATGGCGTTTGGCGAAATTCTGCGCCCGAAGGAACGCGCGAAGTCGAAGGCAATGGCGCTTATTTAATCCCCGCATTATTTGCGCTCGGCGTCGATTTTCAAGAACCTGCCCGCGATGATATTTACACTTACCGCGACGGTTTTAAAGCGATGCGCCGCGGCGGATTTTACGGCGGACTTTATGAAAGTTCTGCAAATCCGATCGATGGCATTCAACGTTTAATCGCCGAAAAATCTGCGCTAGAATTTAGCGGATTTAAAATGCGAATTCTCGGGGCAATCAATCAAGGCTACGAAGCAAAAGCACTCGCCGAAATGCTCGAACTCGCAGGCGTTGGTGTCGCGGGATTTGGCGACGGAAACCGCGCATTTGGCTCGATGCGATTCTTACGTCTTTGCCTCGAATACGGAGCGATGACGGGAAAACGTTTCTTCTTCTTGCCGTATGATTATTCGCTCGCCCACGGCGGTTACGTGAACGAAGGAAATTTCTCCGATATGATCGGGATGAAAGGCGTCCCCGAACAAGCCGAAACAATTCCGCTTTTCTCGCTCTTAGAAATGGCGCGTTGGCTCGGCGTTCCGCTGCACATTAAGCAAGTCACCTCGAAGGCTGCGCTCGACCTCATTCGCCGTTACCGCGAACAAGGTTTGGATGTCACCTGCGACGTCGATATTCATCACTTGCTCTTCTGCGACGAAGATTTGAAAACTCTCAATACGAATTTGAATTTGCATCCGCCTGTGCGTTCAAACGCCGACCGCGAAGCGCTTTGGAACGGACTCGCTGACGGTTCAATTCAAGCGGTGAGCATGAATCATTTCCCCGTGCACCGCGAAGACAAAGAAGTGAATTTCGAAGCGGCTGTGCCAGGTGCCATCTCACTTGAAGTGGCGCTTCCTGCACTTTGGAAATCGCTTACAGAACATTTGGGAATTGCCCGCGCTATCGAAGTGATTTCTTCAAAACCCGCAGAAATTGCCGGCGTCGAAAAAGCAGAACTTGCGTTCAACAAAACCGCCGAAGTCGTCCTCTTCGATCCGCAAGGAGAAACCGAAGTGACCGCAAAAACTTTCGCTGGAAGCGTTGAAAATTCGCCGTTCCTCGGACAAAAACTGCCCGGAAAAATTCTCGGATCTTGCATTGCAGGCATTTGGAGGTAA
- a CDS encoding type IV pilus inner membrane component PilO, with product MQSINWKDKKTIYAIVMSLVILASGYFVYTYLWEPFTLEQQRLEGELQKAESELSKINVQRGRVAKLEADLVAAENEFVRLKEMFPEDEKVPLRLQDLYAVLRSAGVQIQKFSPSGRTEREFFVEHRYSVSVNSGYHMLGYLFAEIANFNYPTAINDLKISRYAGIKQEIEKAESHGWTPITITVSFNLTTYTSKKVAQ from the coding sequence ATGCAATCCATTAACTGGAAAGACAAAAAGACCATCTATGCGATTGTGATGTCGCTCGTCATCCTCGCTAGCGGTTATTTCGTTTACACCTATTTGTGGGAACCGTTTACTCTTGAGCAGCAACGTCTTGAAGGCGAATTGCAAAAAGCGGAATCGGAACTTTCGAAAATCAATGTGCAACGCGGACGTGTGGCAAAGCTCGAAGCGGACTTGGTCGCCGCTGAAAATGAATTTGTGCGTCTCAAGGAAATGTTCCCCGAAGACGAAAAAGTGCCGCTGCGTTTGCAGGATTTGTATGCGGTGCTTCGTAGCGCGGGCGTTCAAATTCAAAAGTTTAGCCCGAGCGGTAGAACGGAACGCGAATTTTTCGTCGAACACCGTTACTCGGTTTCGGTCAATTCCGGTTATCACATGCTCGGTTATTTGTTTGCAGAAATTGCAAACTTCAATTATCCGACCGCGATTAACGACTTGAAAATCAGCCGTTATGCGGGAATCAAGCAGGAAATTGAAAAAGCGGAATCGCACGGTTGGACTCCGATTACGATTACGGTTTCGTTTAACTTGACCACTTATACATCCAAGAAGGTTGCCCAATGA
- a CDS encoding PilZ domain-containing protein, with translation MLSIPVEVLGWIFLIVTLFLILVVLVEISRNNRRREIGKMFATEEFDQKIQALQLTSEERQMLERLVRQSSFSNKDSVLNSPILFEEAVNFVYKLNHGAENISRHDQEIISTLRKKLSHLENAALYSYTSTRQFAIGKNVSLVLQENSKELSVHTQINQLDEVSWGVKNTNTFLAEYLSGKRVDVRLNIPGEAVYHANVRVIQVTSDSILLEHSTQLHKEQLRRWMRLAVNFPVKLEYKGKIIEGFLVDLSAGGILLSLPNLIPESALVQIQFLLPGFGEENLQVRILRQLHGGTSDAETGRISHSASFIGDFGETQERVLQYIFRERRAQKGT, from the coding sequence TTGCTGTCGATTCCGGTAGAAGTTCTCGGTTGGATTTTCCTCATTGTGACGCTGTTTTTAATCCTCGTCGTCCTTGTGGAAATTAGCCGCAACAACCGACGCCGGGAAATCGGCAAAATGTTTGCCACCGAAGAATTCGACCAAAAAATTCAAGCGTTGCAGCTCACTTCCGAAGAGCGGCAAATGCTTGAACGCTTGGTGCGTCAATCGTCTTTTTCTAACAAAGATTCCGTTCTCAATTCACCCATTCTTTTCGAAGAAGCGGTGAATTTTGTTTATAAATTGAATCACGGCGCCGAAAACATTTCGCGTCACGACCAAGAAATCATTTCGACGCTCCGCAAAAAATTGTCGCATTTAGAAAACGCTGCATTGTATTCTTACACATCGACGCGGCAATTTGCGATAGGGAAAAATGTTTCGTTAGTCTTGCAAGAAAACAGCAAAGAACTTTCGGTGCACACGCAGATTAATCAATTAGACGAAGTCTCGTGGGGAGTGAAAAATACGAACACATTTCTCGCTGAATATCTTAGCGGAAAACGCGTAGACGTTCGCTTAAACATTCCCGGCGAAGCGGTTTACCACGCAAATGTTCGCGTTATTCAAGTCACTTCCGATTCCATTCTCCTCGAACATTCCACGCAACTGCACAAAGAACAGCTGCGTCGTTGGATGCGTCTTGCGGTCAATTTCCCCGTGAAATTGGAATACAAAGGAAAAATCATCGAAGGATTTCTCGTCGATCTTTCTGCGGGCGGTATTCTGCTCTCGCTTCCGAACCTCATCCCTGAATCTGCGCTCGTTCAAATTCAATTTTTGCTGCCCGGATTTGGGGAAGAAAACTTGCAAGTGCGAATTTTGCGCCAACTCCACGGAGGCACGTCCGACGCTGAAACGGGAAGAATTTCGCACAGCGCATCGTTCATCGGCGATTTTGGCGAAACACAAGAACGCGTTTTACAATATATTTTCCGCGAAAGACGTGCACAAAAAGGAACTTAA
- the asnS gene encoding asparagine--tRNA ligase, whose product MLQKLYIRHLKNFIGQDVVLSGWATRVRGSGKVCFIQFRDGTGFVQVVAGVTDVPAEDFEMIKHLTQESSIRVHGKVVESPKAPAGFEIVASHVELVSKTENYPISPKEHGTDFLMDWRHLWIRSPREHAILTIRHSIVQAIREYFDSHDFTLVDAPIFTPNECEGSSTLFATPYFDETAYLSQSGQLYMEAACAAFGRAYCFGPTFRAENSNTRRHLTEFWMVEPEVAYMDLDGDIELAEGLVQAIAKRVLTHNAAELKLLERDTKALEITANEPFARVSYTDAVKIIQDSGAEFTWGDDFGGPDETIVGSHFNRPVVVYDYPAEIKPFYMKKSAENPKVVRNMDILAPEGFGEIIGGGQREEDLTVLEDAIKKQGLSPEVYSWYLDVRRYGSVPHAGFGLGLERTVAWICNLPHVRETGAFPRLPHRLKP is encoded by the coding sequence ATGCTTCAAAAACTTTACATCCGTCATCTGAAAAATTTCATCGGTCAAGACGTTGTTCTTTCGGGTTGGGCAACACGAGTCCGCGGCTCAGGAAAAGTTTGCTTTATTCAATTCCGCGATGGAACGGGATTTGTTCAAGTCGTCGCCGGGGTAACCGATGTCCCTGCCGAAGATTTTGAAATGATTAAACATTTGACGCAAGAAAGTTCGATTCGCGTTCACGGAAAAGTCGTCGAATCGCCGAAAGCGCCCGCGGGATTTGAAATCGTCGCATCGCACGTTGAGCTCGTTTCGAAAACCGAAAATTATCCGATTTCTCCGAAGGAACACGGCACCGATTTCTTGATGGATTGGCGGCATTTATGGATTCGCAGTCCGCGGGAACATGCGATTTTAACCATTCGCCACAGCATTGTCCAAGCCATCCGCGAATACTTTGACTCGCACGATTTTACCTTGGTCGATGCACCGATTTTTACGCCGAATGAATGCGAAGGTTCGAGCACTCTTTTTGCGACGCCGTATTTTGACGAAACCGCTTACCTTTCGCAGAGCGGACAACTTTATATGGAAGCCGCTTGTGCGGCCTTCGGACGCGCTTATTGCTTCGGCCCGACTTTCCGCGCCGAAAATTCGAATACGCGCAGACATTTGACCGAATTCTGGATGGTCGAACCCGAAGTCGCTTACATGGATTTGGATGGCGATATTGAACTCGCCGAAGGTTTGGTGCAAGCAATTGCAAAACGCGTTCTCACCCACAACGCCGCCGAGCTCAAACTTTTGGAACGCGATACGAAAGCGCTCGAAATCACAGCAAACGAGCCGTTCGCCCGCGTAAGTTACACGGACGCGGTCAAAATCATTCAAGATTCTGGTGCAGAATTTACTTGGGGCGATGACTTCGGCGGTCCAGACGAAACCATCGTCGGCAGCCATTTTAATCGTCCCGTTGTCGTTTACGATTATCCCGCAGAAATTAAACCGTTCTACATGAAAAAGAGCGCCGAAAATCCGAAAGTCGTCCGCAATATGGATATTCTTGCGCCCGAAGGATTTGGCGAAATCATCGGCGGCGGTCAACGCGAAGAAGATTTAACCGTCCTTGAAGATGCGATTAAAAAGCAAGGGCTTTCTCCCGAAGTGTATTCTTGGTATTTAGATGTTCGTCGCTACGGTTCTGTACCGCACGCAGGATTCGGTCTTGGGCTAGAACGCACCGTCGCTTGGATTTGCAATTTGCCGCATGTCCGCGAAACCGGCGCATTCCCGCGTCTTCCGCATCGGTTAAAACCCTAA
- a CDS encoding UDP-glucuronic acid decarboxylase family protein has translation MRCLVTGGAGFLGSHLCERLLNDGHEVICLDNYFTGRLANVNHLRDNRNFELIRHDVTEPILLEVDRIFNLACPASPIHYQYNPVKTIKTSVMGAINMLGLAKRVHARILQASTSEVYGDPIVHPQTEDYWGNVNPIGIRSCYDEGKRVAETLFMDYHRQNQVDIRIVRIFNTYGPRMLANDGRVVSNFIVQALKGEDITIYGSGEQTRSFCYVSDLIEAIVRMMDQDDCIGPVNIGNPHEFTMLELAQKVIELTNSKSKIVYLSLPGDDPKKRKPDITRAKLALNNWEPKIQLEEGLKKTIEYFANH, from the coding sequence ATGCGGTGTCTGGTAACAGGTGGTGCAGGATTTTTAGGAAGTCATCTTTGTGAACGATTGCTGAACGATGGCCACGAGGTCATCTGCTTAGACAATTATTTCACAGGGCGTCTTGCTAATGTGAACCATCTGCGCGACAACCGCAATTTTGAACTCATCCGCCACGATGTGACGGAACCGATTTTGCTGGAAGTGGATCGAATTTTCAATTTGGCTTGCCCTGCAAGCCCGATTCATTACCAGTATAATCCGGTGAAAACGATTAAGACGAGCGTGATGGGCGCAATCAATATGCTCGGACTCGCCAAGCGAGTTCACGCTCGGATTTTACAAGCGTCGACGAGCGAAGTTTACGGTGATCCCATTGTGCATCCGCAGACCGAAGATTATTGGGGAAATGTCAATCCCATCGGTATCCGCAGCTGCTACGACGAAGGAAAACGCGTCGCAGAAACTCTTTTTATGGATTATCACCGCCAGAATCAAGTGGACATTCGCATCGTTCGCATTTTTAATACATACGGCCCGCGCATGCTCGCTAACGATGGCCGCGTCGTCAGCAATTTTATTGTGCAAGCGCTCAAGGGCGAAGATATTACGATTTATGGCTCGGGAGAACAAACCCGCAGTTTTTGTTACGTCAGCGATTTAATTGAAGCGATTGTGCGGATGATGGATCAAGATGATTGCATCGGTCCGGTGAATATTGGAAATCCGCATGAATTTACAATGCTCGAACTGGCGCAAAAAGTCATCGAACTCACGAATAGCAAAAGTAAAATTGTTTATTTGAGTCTTCCTGGGGATGATCCGAAGAAACGCAAACCGGATATTACCCGCGCAAAATTAGCCCTCAATAATTGGGAACCGAAAATCCAATTAGAAGAAGGCTTAAAAAAGACGATTGAATATTTTGCAAATCATTAA
- a CDS encoding TlpA disulfide reductase family protein codes for MSLFSRILPLVAICSVFAFAQNANKAQPPEVLKDSTTGEVQKIDFTIPLSGVNDPGMLFAHFSEKPLLIYYFSPKCPHCQAHFPAIQDLIKKYEPQGLTGIGISIGGGIKKNDIRLFIDQFNASIPIFQDVNMKFGPKYGTGYVPVVFIVKKDGTFYRIGDLSKKTDEQLENLIKENLK; via the coding sequence ATGAGTTTATTTTCTCGTATTCTTCCGCTTGTTGCTATCTGTTCCGTATTTGCTTTTGCCCAAAACGCAAACAAAGCGCAGCCGCCGGAAGTATTGAAAGATTCCACGACAGGCGAAGTACAAAAAATCGATTTTACGATTCCGCTTTCGGGAGTGAATGATCCGGGAATGCTCTTTGCGCACTTCAGTGAAAAACCGCTTCTCATTTATTACTTCAGCCCGAAATGTCCGCATTGCCAAGCGCATTTTCCCGCAATTCAAGATTTGATTAAAAAGTATGAACCGCAAGGCCTCACGGGCATCGGCATTTCCATCGGCGGCGGCATTAAGAAAAACGACATCCGTTTATTCATCGATCAGTTCAACGCATCAATTCCCATTTTCCAAGATGTGAATATGAAATTCGGTCCGAAATACGGCACAGGCTATGTCCCCGTTGTCTTTATCGTGAAAAAAGACGGCACATTTTACCGCATCGGCGACCTTTCCAAAAAGACCGACGAACAGTTAGAAAATTTGATTAAAGAAAATTTGAAATAA
- the pilM gene encoding type IV pilus assembly protein PilM → MALNLIAKIRGERQTIGVDIGHYSIKVVRVHHDRGNNYRVMAMDMEPTPEGAFADNEIQDEAKLREALIRLMTRNIPDASKDDLVTAVGWSAGILADKSVAKVPKNGNEDAIVVQTAQARPPFDDQDIMLDYQVIERDNKGEVKSLVVAAKNKILSDYSKLFASSGYKLTAIDVDVFGIANAYVATTPEDRLTETVALLDIGEKKSTLTFLRGKEFHSVRTLTSGSVSSVIATLSRHLGIDAAMCHEMFEKNDLTMVKDRSVAEVESALQLAYEEVVNSVEFGIRYFSSSESGEKPVRLLLCGGGANLSNICDYLKEKLSIECDVLNPFTRVQFDAGVVDEAGLSVASANIYTPALGLALRKF, encoded by the coding sequence TTGGCATTAAATCTTATCGCTAAAATCCGTGGCGAACGTCAAACGATAGGCGTTGACATCGGCCACTACAGCATCAAAGTCGTTCGCGTACATCACGATCGCGGTAATAATTATCGTGTGATGGCGATGGATATGGAACCGACCCCCGAGGGTGCCTTCGCCGATAACGAAATTCAAGATGAAGCGAAGCTCCGCGAAGCGTTGATTCGTCTCATGACGCGGAATATTCCCGACGCTTCTAAAGATGATTTAGTTACCGCTGTAGGTTGGTCTGCGGGAATTCTTGCAGATAAAAGCGTCGCCAAAGTCCCGAAAAACGGAAACGAAGACGCAATCGTCGTTCAGACCGCCCAAGCAAGACCTCCATTTGATGACCAAGATATTATGCTGGATTATCAAGTCATCGAACGCGATAACAAGGGCGAAGTCAAATCTCTCGTCGTCGCCGCCAAGAATAAAATTCTCTCGGATTATTCCAAACTTTTTGCTTCGTCGGGTTACAAACTGACCGCAATCGATGTCGATGTATTCGGTATTGCAAACGCTTACGTTGCAACGACTCCTGAAGATCGTTTAACCGAAACGGTTGCGCTTCTCGATATCGGCGAAAAGAAATCGACATTAACATTCCTCCGCGGAAAAGAATTCCATTCTGTTCGGACCTTGACCAGCGGATCGGTAAGCTCTGTCATCGCAACCCTTTCCCGCCATTTGGGAATCGACGCGGCGATGTGCCACGAAATGTTTGAAAAAAATGATTTGACGATGGTGAAAGATCGCTCGGTTGCCGAAGTAGAATCGGCGCTGCAGCTCGCTTATGAAGAAGTCGTCAATTCCGTAGAATTCGGTATCCGCTACTTCTCGAGCAGCGAATCGGGCGAAAAACCGGTGCGTTTACTCCTTTGCGGTGGCGGTGCAAATCTTTCGAATATCTGCGATTATTTGAAAGAAAAATTGTCCATTGAATGCGATGTTCTAAATCCGTTTACCCGCGTCCAATTTGATGCAGGAGTCGTGGACGAAGCGGGTCTTTCCGTTGCGTCTGCGAATATTTATACTCCCGCTCTCGGACTTGCGTTGAGGAAGTTCTAA
- a CDS encoding PilN domain-containing protein — MAKGNNKKKLCVEINLLPVEDRKTKVDLSWIVDRRVVWPTFAFIIAAVAVFMLQSYISETTLGLQTQLEATKSEVEKQRPILDKITALDSKLQVIAQKNNGLKSIQVSKKRWVILFENISSMMPPNMWLLSLNQVAPLEMELRGVTYDFSEVAEYMVKLEKQVSISSVVLVDIATVKMEGEEAYNFVIKAGIKADLGLEGGAK, encoded by the coding sequence ATGGCCAAGGGAAACAACAAGAAAAAACTTTGTGTAGAAATCAACCTTCTTCCGGTCGAAGATCGTAAGACAAAAGTTGATTTATCTTGGATCGTCGATCGACGCGTTGTGTGGCCGACTTTCGCATTTATCATTGCTGCGGTGGCAGTTTTTATGCTGCAGTCGTATATTTCCGAAACGACTCTCGGCTTGCAAACGCAGTTAGAAGCGACGAAATCCGAAGTAGAAAAGCAACGTCCGATTTTGGATAAAATCACCGCGCTCGATTCCAAGTTACAAGTCATCGCTCAAAAGAATAACGGCTTAAAGTCTATTCAGGTGAGCAAAAAGCGTTGGGTGATTCTTTTTGAAAATATTTCGTCGATGATGCCGCCCAATATGTGGTTGCTTTCGCTCAACCAAGTGGCGCCTCTCGAAATGGAATTGCGCGGTGTTACCTATGATTTCTCCGAAGTCGCCGAATATATGGTCAAGCTCGAAAAGCAAGTGAGCATTAGTTCGGTCGTTCTGGTGGACATTGCAACAGTCAAAATGGAAGGAGAAGAAGCCTACAACTTCGTCATCAAGGCTGGCATCAAAGCTGACCTCGGTTTGGAAGGAGGGGCGAAATAA